The genomic region CTTTTGCAAAACTGTTTGGTGTCACCTGTTTGGTGTCACCAGCTGGAGGTTGTGCAGTCTACAGTTCTGAGGCTTTTGTATTATTCTGCTTCTTGTTTCCTGTGTGGTTTGACATGTTTGTGCTTctacaaactgtgtgtgtgtgttcgttcttGATGCATCTGTACACTGTAACTACAGAACCAGTTTGCAAATTTCTGAGTAATTTGCATGCGTTCCCAGCGCTGACAGTCCACTCACTTCCCTATTGATAAGTTCACTCGGGTTGTTTCTCTCAGATCAGTGGAGTCGAAGTATGTGAGACCTCACCATGATGAGGGAATGGCCAATAAAGAAACACTGTTGTTGGTCCCATTAACACTCACACTTAATTACTGCTTCCCAGCCCATACCAGTATGAACTTTTAAATGGCTTTTTGTCCTTTTGCTCTTGGTAACCTGACTATTGgctgcatttaaaatgcagaCGGTATGATGTCACTTTGCATCTGGGAAAGCATCCACAAACCATCTGCTTTTCACCCTTTAGCATAAGCTGTCATTGTGGTGTCCTTGGTGTGTCTGTTGGCTTTTTTTCCTCAGTGTTTCCACCATGTTTCACCTCTCCTTTCCACATTCTGGTTTCACAGGTGAAGGCACAGGTTCACCGCCCACTCCAGCCCCTTGTCCATCCCTTTTCCTTTCTGGAAGATTAGAAGCAAACAAGCCTTTAAAGTCTGgttactctttttttccccaagttTCAGTTGTCTGCATGCAGCAGTGCCACATTGTGTTTAGAACTGCTCGGAGACAATAATTAAAGGCGTCACGGAGGATCTCGGCCATCAAGCAAGAACCAAAAACATCAAGGCTATTCTGAGTGCCCTTGCAGCTGTTGCCAAGTATAAAAGACAgaggggagaaaataaatgtatgtaggAGAGGGGGTTGAAATATCCCCTTGACAGTGGCTCTGTGGTTGGCAGTTAACTGAGAGGGCAAGTGACACTAGGGTAGTGGGTGAGAGCatgagaaaaagaggagagagttgttgtggttttggAGAGTGACTGTGGATTGCAAAAAATTAGATTTCTCTTACTggctctttaaaaacaaactactaGAAATCAAGCTGGTGGGGTTAAGAGCCACAATATAAAATGGTATATACTTCTTACAGTTAAGTTTAATATCCTGAGTAATTTCTGAGTGAGATGGGAATAAAAAGAGTTAGAACACAGAGATTCTTGTGTCGGTCTCAAGTAGGTGAAAAGAGGGAGCGTGGGACTGTAATGCTGGGGCTGTTTGAAGCTTTGCCCACCCGGCAATCCTCACCTTGTGACTACTGTCTGTGACACGGTGCTGAAGTCCAAGCCCTTTCTCTCGGTTTCCcgcccactgtgtgtgtgtgtgtgtgtgtgtgtgtgtgtgtgtgtgtgcgccttctccccacccccctcctatGTTGCTCTGAGACGGTTCCAGCCAGTTTGTGGCGGCTGGGTTTAGACTGACAAGGACTTGGCACAGTTTGACTGACTGCACCCTGGCTAGTTACAGAGCAGACATTACCTGTTGCGTTAGACTCCCTCGCTCACGCGCTTCATACTGTGCATATTATTACTTTCCAATTTTGAGACGGGTGGTAAAATACATGGCTAATGTAATCCCAAGGTCTAGTTGGTTCACAGCAGATGCATAAAGTGTTGTTTATACTCGCGCAAAGTACCGTGGCGCGAGTCCCCATAGATTGAACAATTCAGAGGTGCACGACCAACTGATGCAGTAACTTGTCTGTTGGCCTCTTGCCCGACATGTAAGTTGTGCTGACAACAATTATTAGGCCCACGCACCTTGCGCCGGCGTCACTATGGTACGCATACGCCATGTATACCTATAGCTGAAAGGTACAATCACGATGATGCCTTTTCTTCTAAACTCAAAATTACAGGTTGACATTTAAGAAGTACAGAGGTCTAATTATACTTTAAAGATGCAACTGTCTTCTCCCATTGTGACCACAAGTTTTAGCATTCTACAAGTATGTTTCAGTTCGAGGCAGGGTTGCTAATcgtctttaaaaacatttgttatatttttgttgaaattctcattGTCATCCCGACAGCAATTAATGAATCAAATGCGGTGACGCAAACAAGTCTGGTATCTGTCGGTCACAGGATTGTAATAAACTCGTCCAAATGTTAGACTACAACCACCAAGCAACGTGGGTGTGGAGGGGttgtcaatattattatttttatcatcATGTAACctcttgtctttctcctctcttggCAGGGTTTCTGTGTTGACTTGAGCCATACCTATATGGCGTGTGTGAGTGGAGAATTCTGCCAGGCACAGCACCTCACCTCCGTGGAGAAGTGAATCGGCCGCCCCCCAAGGGACTACGCTACCCAGAAACCCCCCTGATTGACAGCACACTAGGAACTGCTGACTCATCTAAAGACCCCTGGGATACTGCGTAGTCCTTGGCCCGACTGTCCTGCCTTGTCCCCACCAATACGACAAATCTTTGCTCGCCGCTTTCTTCTCGAACAGCCAATCACAAACAGCTCTCCTGAATGGGGTAAACTGATTGGATGACTCTTGGATAgtctctccatcttttcttctttttaaaaatttttttttcttcttttacatttttttgttgttgtagtaattcatttttttacatcCCGGAGTACTGTGGACTAGTTGATCCTTTTGTTACCCGTTTCTGTGTACATCATCCCGTAGTTGAACACCTGTTGTCCTCCTGAGCCATTCTTCACCACgtgttgtcatttttatttattctaccCTTTCCTGAACACATGAATCTCTTAGCGGTCTCTGCTGACTTCTGAGCCAaaagtttcttttgttttgtaagaGTATTGTAATTGTTCTTTAAGCCGTCTCGCCAACATGAACCGCCCCGCTGCAGTCGAGATTGCCTACGAGTGCATGAGGTTCCTCATCACCCACAACCCCACCAATGCCACACTCAACAAGTTCACTGAGGTACGCCCGCGTCTGACCATGTTGGTATCTGTGTGCGTTCGTTTGCAAGTCCTGAGTCTAAAACTCTTTCTGTCCACCAGGACCTGAAAAAGTGTGACGTGAACACACTGGTGAGAGTGTGTGATGCCACTTATGATAAGACTCCAGTGGAGAAGGAGGGGATTCAGGTCCTGGTAAgagttctcacacacacacacatttgtggcAGCCTTTAGTgtatgtttattcttttttttttttttttaaactcatgcacacacactctcccttttTGTCTCTAGGACTGGCCCTTCGATGATGGCGCCTCTCCTCCCACTCAGATTGTGGACGACTGGCTCAAGCTGCTCAACACCAAGTTCCGAGAGGAACCTGGCTGCTGCATCGCTGTGCACTGTGTAGCAGGACTTGGACGGTGAGTGGCAAGCTGCATCGGTTTGTCTGGAGCTGTGACAATAACGCGAGAGGCAGTGTGGATTGTTGTACGGTCAACTTCTTTGTTGATGTTTCATCCAAAGATTTCCCGTCAATCTATGTCCTGCTGATTATCATGGTCCGTGGCACAATGCTAGCAGGCTAGCCCAGTAGAGGTATGATTCTTCACTGGACTCACAATTTGATTCAATTGATATTCACCTGTCCATGCCTGATGTTTCTCAATATATAGCATCCTCAGACTGGATGAGCTGCACTCTCTGTGCCAGTGCATCTGTGCCTGCTCTTTTTGTGTCTGATCTTTAGTTTAAACTTAATTGAGTATCTTGACTGGTTGTCCTTACTTCCTGCTTGTGCTCTGTAAAGCCGAGTTCACACCACACGACTCTCCGAAGTTCTCATGCGAACATTCAACACCAACTTTGCTCCGTGTTGCAAATGCAACACATGGCACACACGGGTGGGCTGTCGGCGTGGCGATCGCTCTGCCCGGTTTCTCCTCCAGCGCTCATTGGCTGTAGCTCCTTGACAGATCCATATATTTGGCATGCTAGATATCCGGAATGCGTCTGTCTTTGAACAGCTGACACGTAGCGCCTGAGTGACGATGTGTGAACGCGGCTTTGGCTCcgatttgttttagtttttttccggGAACTCCAAAAAATTTGGAA from Cyclopterus lumpus isolate fCycLum1 chromosome 11, fCycLum1.pri, whole genome shotgun sequence harbors:
- the ptp4a2b gene encoding protein tyrosine phosphatase type IVA 2, producing MGRLANMNRPAAVEIAYECMRFLITHNPTNATLNKFTEDLKKCDVNTLVRVCDATYDKTPVEKEGIQVLDWPFDDGASPPTQIVDDWLKLLNTKFREEPGCCIAVHCVAGLGRAPVLVALALIENGMRYEDAVQFIRQKRRGAFNSKQLLYLEKYRPKMRLKFKDTNSHNCCVQ